The Hymenobacter sp. DG01 sequence CGGCGCAGTACCTCCGCCGATACCTCCGAGAGGCCCAGGTAGCGCACTTTGCCTTCTTCTACCAGCCGGCTCATGGCTCCCACGGTTTCCTCCACGGGCACGTTGGGGTCCACGCGGTGCAGGTAGTACAGGTCCACGTAGTCGGTGCCGAGGTTGCGCAGGGAGCGTTCAATGGATTTGCGCACGTAGGCGGGCTGGCCGTTGTAGCCGCCGGTCCAGTTTTCCTGGTCGTCCACTTCAAAGCCGAATTTAGTGGCCAGGGTGAATTGGTGGCGCCGGCCGGCAATGGCCCGGCCCACCAGCCGCTCGTTCAGCATGGGGCCATATAAGTCGGCGGTGTCCAGCAGGGTTACGCCCAATTCCAGGGCCCGGTCAAGGGTAGCTAGGCTTTCGGCTTCATCAGCCTCGCCGTACACGCTCATGCCACTTACGCCGGCCGTCATACCCATGCAGCCCAGGCCCTCTACTGATACGTGCAGGCCCTGGCTGCCCAGGGCTACTTGTTTGATGGTGCTCATATTCTGTTTGTGAAGTAAGTAGGTGAATGGATTACCACACAAAGGTCTGGCCGCCGCCAGGGGTAGGAGCTATACAAACCGAGGCTTCTGCAACACAAAACGCCGCACAAAAAAGCCGCCCACCCGGCAGGGGTAGGCAGCCTTGGTGGGTAGGGCAGCAGCTAGTTAGCGGCCGAAGTCGTCCTGCACGCGCACGATGTCGTCCTCGTCAGAGGGCTCATCGGCGTTGGTGTGCTGCCAGATTTCGGCTACGGTTCCCCAGCCCTCCAGGCCAATGAGGCGGTGCCGCTCGCCCTGCTGCAAAGTAATCTGCTCGCCGGGGCTGTACTTTTTCAGTTCGCCTTCCTCGTTGGTGTAGCTGGTGATAATGCCCACAGTGCCGCTCACCACGCGCCAGATTTCGGCCCGGCGGTGGTGGTACTGCCACGACAGGCGTTGGTGCGGCGCCACCAGCAGCACCTTGGGGCTCAGCTTGCCCGCGATGCGTAGGCTATCCACCGAAAGACCATCGAAATAGGTGTCAGCAAACGGCTGGGCCTGGTTTTCGTCAATCACGAAGAAACCGCCCCAGGGGCGCGTCTGGTCCTGGCGCTCAATGCCAAAGCCCTGCTGCCGGAGCTGCTGCTCAACTTGCTGAAATATCTCTGGTTTGGTCGATTCTGAACGCATAGGCAGGGAAAACAAGTCAAAAATAAACCCAGAAAGGCCGGGGAAGCCCGTCTCAAACTCACTCGTACCGACAACGAGCCCAGCAAAGCACTACAAGCTACCATAACCCGGTTGAGGCCGGAAAGCTAGAAAAGAACACGTAATTCCCTCAAGAAGACGGAGCGTACGCCTTGGCCGCAGTGCCGAAAGCTGAGTTTGGGGCTCAAGATAAGAGCGTTTCAAAACAGCTGGCGAAATATTTTGCTTTTGACAAGATTAAGTTGGCTTGAATAAAGCAGGCGAAGGGGATGTTCAGGCCGTAAGCTGCCCTGCAGTGCCCACCACCGCGCCAGCCAGCAGGCAGTTCAACCCAGCGCAAACAGATATTCGACGCTGCCGAATATCTGCTTGCGCTGGGTTGGCAAGAATGAAGGGGTTAGGGCGTTAACTAGCAGGCAGGCTATAACTTACGCACCCAGATGTTGCGGAAGCTGATGGGCGCGCTGGGGTCGCCGTGGGCCTGCAGCTTGATAGGCGAGGGGCCGTGGGCCTGCTGGTAGCTGGGCTTGCCAATGTACTGGGTAGGGCCGGCCAGTACCGTGTTGTTCTGCACTACTACCCCGTTAAACCACACCGTCACGCGGGCCGGCGCTTGCAGAGAGCCATCGGCCTTGAACACGGGCGCGGTCCAGAGCACGTCGTACGATTGCCACTCGCCGGGCTTGCGGGCGGGGTTAGCCAGCGGGATGTGCTGCTTATAAATGCTGCCCGCCATGCCATTTACGTAGGTTTTGTTCTGGTAGGAGTCCAGAATCTGCAGCTCGTAGCCCAGGTCGCCCTTGCCGATGGAGGCCAGAAACACGCCGCTGTTGCCGCGGGACTGTCCCGTTTCGCGCATGCCCGCTGGAATGCGCCACTCCAGGTGCAGCTGGTAATTGGTGAAAGTCTGCCGGGTTTCGATGTTGCCCGCTTTTTTGTCCACGGTCAGCAGGCCGCCCGCCACCTGCCACTTGGCCGGCGCGGTGCGGTTTTCGGTGCTCACCCACGGGCTGAGGTCCTGGCCGTTGAAGAGCACCACGGCATCGGAAGGCGGAGGGGCCAGGTTGGGGCTGGCCGTTACGGTTTTCGGGACGGGCTCCCATACTTCCGTGTCTTCCGGTTTGCCGGTTTGCTGGGCCTGGGCCATCATCGAAAAGCTGAGAAATAATCCGGAAACAAGTAGAGCGGCCTTCATGGTAGGCAAGGGGGTAGGGAATAAAAGAAAGGTTGTCATGCCGAGTAGGAGCGAGGAATCAGGAGTAATCCACACGAGTTTAACCCAGATTCCTCGCTCTCGCTCGGCATGACAAAAACATGGCTGGCAGCCTTACACGTCGCAGAGCTGCACGGCCTGGCGCAGGGAGGCCAGCTTGTCGGCTTGCTGAGGCATGAACTCCTGGGCCACGTAGCCCTGGAAGCCGGTGGCTTTAATGGCGCGCATGATGGCGGGGTAGTTCAGCTCCTGCGCGTCCCCGATTTCGTGGCGGCCGGGTACGCCGGCCGTGTGGTAGTGGGCAATGTAAGCGTGGTGCTCGGTGAGAGTCCGGATAACGTCGCCCTCATTGATTTGCATGTGGTAGATGTCGTAGAGCAGCTTGAAGTTCTCCGAGCCCATCTTCCGGGCCAAGGCTACGCCCCAGCTGGTTCGGTCGCACTGGTAGTCTTTGTGGTCGATTTTGCTGTTGAGCAGCTCCATTACCAGCACCACGTTGTGCTGAGCGGCCAGCTTCAGCAGGGGCTGCAGACCCCGGGCGCAGTTTTCCAGACCCTGGGCATCCGAAAGGCCTCGGCGACTGCCACTAAAGCAAATCAGGTTGCGGTAGCCGGCCTGGGCCACTTGCGGAATCATCTCGGTGTACTGCTTCTGCAGCTGGGCATGAAACCGCGGGTCGTTGAAGCCGTCGGTTAGGTTGATTTCGGCCCCGTTGCACATCGAGGACTCCAGCCCGTACTTCTTCAGAGTGGGCCAGTCCTTCGGCCTTACCAGGTCGATGCCTCGCAGGCCCATTTCCTTGGCGGCCGCGCAAAGTTTCTCCAGAGGCATGTCCTGGAAGCACCAGCGGCACACGGCCTGTTTCAGCGCGCCCTTCAAGGCTTCGTTGCCGGTGGCTTTCTGCTCTTCAGAAGGAGAACAGGCCGCGGCCAGGCCCAGCGCGCCCACCGTGGCGGCACTGGTCAACAGGCCCTGCAAAGCGGCCCGACGGTTCCAGGTAGCCATAGGGGGTAGGGTTAGTTAGCGGCCGAAGCCAAGGCGGAAGTGGTATCGGCGTCGTCGTACGCGGCAGCTTCCGTGGCCTGGGCCTGGGGCCGGTCGCGGAACAGGAGCAGGAACAGCACCACCACTACCCCGGCAATGCCCGCCGGAATCAGCCAGATCATGCGCCAGTCGTGGGAGGTAGCCGAAAGCTGGTAGGCGTCGAAGATGCGGCCCGAGAGCAGGGTGCCAATGAGCATGCCCACCCCATAAGTAGCCAATGTAATGAAGCCCTGGGCTGAGCTTTTGAACCGCTCTCCCGCGAGGTTATCGGTGTAGATCTGGCCCGTTACGAAGAAAAAGTCGTAGCAGATGCCGTGCAGCACAATGCCCGCAATCAGCATCCAGTAGCTGCTTTCCCCATTGCCGTAGGCGAAAAACACGTAGCGCAACACCCAGGCTACCATGCCAATGGCCAGCATCTTCTTCACCCCCAGGCGGCTGAAAAATACCGGAATCAGGAGCATGAACAGCAGCTCCGACACCTGCCCGAGGCTTTGCACCCCGGCGGCGCCCTTCATGCCTACTTCGTTGAGGAAGGGGTTAGTAAAACCGTAGTAAAAGGCTAGCGGAATGCAGATGGCAATGGAAGCCA is a genomic window containing:
- a CDS encoding hydroxypyruvate isomerase family protein; this encodes MATWNRRAALQGLLTSAATVGALGLAAACSPSEEQKATGNEALKGALKQAVCRWCFQDMPLEKLCAAAKEMGLRGIDLVRPKDWPTLKKYGLESSMCNGAEINLTDGFNDPRFHAQLQKQYTEMIPQVAQAGYRNLICFSGSRRGLSDAQGLENCARGLQPLLKLAAQHNVVLVMELLNSKIDHKDYQCDRTSWGVALARKMGSENFKLLYDIYHMQINEGDVIRTLTEHHAYIAHYHTAGVPGRHEIGDAQELNYPAIMRAIKATGFQGYVAQEFMPQQADKLASLRQAVQLCDV
- a CDS encoding phosphoheptose isomerase; protein product: MRSESTKPEIFQQVEQQLRQQGFGIERQDQTRPWGGFFVIDENQAQPFADTYFDGLSVDSLRIAGKLSPKVLLVAPHQRLSWQYHHRRAEIWRVVSGTVGIITSYTNEEGELKKYSPGEQITLQQGERHRLIGLEGWGTVAEIWQHTNADEPSDEDDIVRVQDDFGR
- a CDS encoding DUF1080 domain-containing protein produces the protein MTTFLLFPTPLPTMKAALLVSGLFLSFSMMAQAQQTGKPEDTEVWEPVPKTVTASPNLAPPPSDAVVLFNGQDLSPWVSTENRTAPAKWQVAGGLLTVDKKAGNIETRQTFTNYQLHLEWRIPAGMRETGQSRGNSGVFLASIGKGDLGYELQILDSYQNKTYVNGMAGSIYKQHIPLANPARKPGEWQSYDVLWTAPVFKADGSLQAPARVTVWFNGVVVQNNTVLAGPTQYIGKPSYQQAHGPSPIKLQAHGDPSAPISFRNIWVRKL
- a CDS encoding aldo/keto reductase, which encodes MSTIKQVALGSQGLHVSVEGLGCMGMTAGVSGMSVYGEADEAESLATLDRALELGVTLLDTADLYGPMLNERLVGRAIAGRRHQFTLATKFGFEVDDQENWTGGYNGQPAYVRKSIERSLRNLGTDYVDLYYLHRVDPNVPVEETVGAMSRLVEEGKVRYLGLSEVSAEVLRRGHAVHPITALQTEYSLFDRHVEEEGILQATREMGIGFVAYSPLGRGFLSGEIKTPDDFEPNDSRRIFPRYQGENFYKNIALVEKLQALAQTKGVTTAQLALAWVLTQGVVAIPGTKRRKHLEQNVAAASLTLSVQELAELDAIMPVGSAAGAAYPPGL